AATTATCACATAGGTTACAAGAACTTAGAAATTATTTCAAAGAAATTATCTACTTTAGAAACACGGTTATTATTAAAATACGAACAAGCAGGAAATCCAAACATTCAAGGAAACTGCGGCGGAGCAACCGATTTCGGTTACATAATTTTAGTCATTAATAATAAAAAGGAGTTAATTCAATTTGAAGAAATAGAAATAGAAAATTGTAGAGGATTTATTTATTCAGAAAATTTACAACAAAACAATAAAAAAATACTCCAATATAAAATCACAGATTCAAGTGATGATAAAGAAATTAGTAAAATCATCACGATTGATATTGAATCCATAAGACTTATAAAATAGTGCAAAACAAATGAAAAAAGGAAAATTAATCGTATTCTCGGCACCGTCAGGATCAGGAAAAACTACTATAGTTAGGCATTTATTAAAGCAAGAAGACTTGAATTTAGAGTTTTCGATATCAGCTGCTACACGAGAAGCTCGTGGTGAAGAAGTAAGTGGCAAGGATTACTATTTTATGTCATTAAAAGATTTTAAAACGCACATTAAAAACGAGGATTTCGTAGAATGGGAAGAAGTCTACAGAGACAATTTTTACGGAACTTTAAAAAGCGAAGTAGAACGTATCTGGGCACTCGGTAAAAATGTAATTTTTGATATTGATGTAGCCGGCGGATTGCGCATCAAGCATAAATTTCCCGAAGAAACTCTTGCTGTTTTTGTAAAACCACCAAGCGTGGATGAACTCAAAAGACGATTAAAGGAACGATCCACTGAAAGTGATGACAAAATCAATATGCGTATCGCTAAAGCATCTGTAGAACTTGCAACTGCTCCACAATTTGATGTGATTATCAAGAACTACGATTTGCCAGTTGCTCTAGAAGAAGCGTATCAATTGGTGAAGGATTTTGTAAAGGATTAAAATTATTACACAAAGATTCGCAAAGAAAAAAAAGAGATTCACAAAGCATTAAAAATTTTTCGTGAATGTTTGCGAAAAGCTAATATATGAAGAATTTGCCTATTGCAATTGAGGAAGCGTATCAATTGGTGAAGGATTTTGTAAAGGATTAAAATTATTACACAAAGATTCACAAAGAAAAAAAGAGATACACAAAGCTTTTAAAAATCCTTCTCGAAACTTTTAAAAGCTTTTGCGAACCTTTGCGAAACAAAATAAATATGAAAATCGGACTTTATTTCGGAACGTTTAATCCCATTCATGTTGGGCATCTTATCATTGCCAATCACATGGCAGAGCACTCTGATTTAGATCAGGTTTGGATGGTGGTTACGCCACATAATCCTTTGAAGAAAAAAAGCACACTACTTGATGATTATCACCGTTTGCAAATGGTGTTTCTAGCTACTGAGGATTTTCCAAAAATCAAACCATCGGATATTGAATTTAAGCTACCGCAACCTAATTATACGGTAAATACTCTTGTGCACTTAGAGGAAAAATATCCTAACTACGAATTCTCTTTAATCATGGGAGAAGACAATTTGAAGTCGCTACACAAATGGAAAAACTACGAAGTAATCCTTGAGCGTCATGATATTTATGTGTACCCACGAATCTCATCCGAAGAGGAAAACTTGGAGTTTAAAAACCATCCAAAAATACATTTGATTGATGCTCCGGTTGTAGAGATTTCAGCAACTTTCATACGTGACAACATTAAAAAAGGCAAAAACATTCAACCGCTGTTGCCCGCAAAAGTTTGGGAGTACATTGATCATAATAATTTTTATAAGAAATAAAATCAAAAAACCTTTTTCAACTCTACTTGAATATTCTCAAAAATAGTACTCAAATTATCATTTTTACCTGACAAGACATAAACAGCTGTGCTAGGCATTTGTTTACTATTCCACAACATTTGAATTTTGTTTTCGGCTAGTAACTTTTTTGCATTAATATCCCAAACTACTCCTATTCCTGTATTTCTCGAAATGATTTCAATCATTTCATATTCAGACGGAATGATATAGTTAGGAACCATCGACGGTCTTTTTTTATTAAAGACATGCAACCAAAATAATTTGATATGCGGAATTTGAGCATTGTGACTGTACCATTTTTGATCGTTTAGCCAATGTTCAATAGCCGCAAAATCTTTTAGTTTTATACTAGCTTTTAATGGCGTAACATCAATTTCTGATGATCCTATAATAACCTGTTTGATCTCACCTACTTTTTTCTGAATGGTATCAAAAGTGTCATATTGTTGAGTAACTACCGCAAAATCAAGTTTTTTTTCGTTCACCAATTCAAACAACGTGTCATTGTCATGAAAACTAAAGTCAATATACTCAAACTTTGACACCAGAGCACTACCCAAGCTAGACATTAAATGTTTAGAAATTCCTATTGAAATTAACCGATTGGCGTTGAATGCTTTGGCTCGAAAACCATTTTCTACATTTTCCAATCGGTCTAATGCTTCAATGATTAAATTATTGAGTAACTTAGCGTATTCTGTAGGTTCTACACCTTTTGACTTTCTATTGAAAAGCTTGTACCCCACGTGCGCTTCTAGCATGGATATTTGCTGACTCACAGCGGGCTGACTGATAAACAACTCTTTGGCAGCCGCAGAAAAATTTCCGTTTTTGTACACTGATTTAAAGGTTCGGTACCATTCTAGATTGACCATGATATAAATATATTTATCACAAACATAATTTAAATTATTTTTACTGATAGCATAATCGCCGTAAATTTGTACAAAGAAATTACAAGATGAAAAAAATCGCATTATTTGCATTACTAGTATTAACAATGGGTTGTTTATCAGCAACAGCACAAAAAACAAAAAAAACTAAGATGAAAAAAGTATTATTCGTTCTAACTAGTCATTCTGAACTAGGGAACACAGGAGAAAAAACAGGATTTTGGATTGAAGAATTCGCTGCGCCTTATTATGAGTTAGCAGATAAAGGAGTGATCATTGATATTGCATCACCACTAGGAGGACAGCCACCAATTGACCCAAAAAGTTCAGATCCATCTTCGGCAACTGAAGACACTAAAAGATTTGATAAAGATACTGAACTACAAGCTAAACTAGGTAAAACACACAAATTAGCTGATGTTAAACAAGCTGACTATGATGCTGTTTTTTATCCAGGAGGTCATGGTCCATTATGGGATTTAGCAACTGATGCGAACTCTAGTGCATTGATTGAATCTTTTTATACCAATAACAAACCTGTTGCTTTTGTATGTCACTCACCAGCAGTGTTGAAAAACGTAAAAGTAAACGGAGAATTCTTAGTTAAAGGTAAAAATGTAACCGGATTTTCTAATACCGAGGAAGAAGCAGTGGGATTGACAAATGTTGTTCCATTTTTATTAGAAGATGCCTTGAAAGCTAACGGTGCTACTTATTCAAAAATAGGAGATTGGCAGCCTTACGCTGTAGAAGATGGTTTGCTAATCACAGGTCAAAATCCAGCTTCGTCAAAATTAGTAGCCGAAAAATTACTGGCTCAATTAAATTCAAAAAAATAAGAGAAAGTCGCTAAGATACTGAGAAGCTATGTTGCTAAGCTTTAAAAACTTAGTATTTTAGTAACTTAGTAACTCTTTAAAAATTAAAACATCATGTTAAACTTCGAATTATACAATCCTACCAATTTAGTTTTTGGAAAAGGACAAATAGAAAAACTATCCACGCTAGTGCCTCAAGGAGCTAAAATTCTTTTGGCGTACGGTGGTGGAAGTATTTTCAAAAATGGTATTCACGAGCAAGTGATCAACAATCTAAAAGGTTTTGAAATCATTGAATTTGGCGGAATCGAACCCAATCCGCATTTTGAAACTTTGATGAAAGCGGTTGACGTAATTAAGGAACAAAACATTGATTTCATTCTTGCCGTTGGTGGAGGATCTGTAATTGATGGGGTGAAATTTATTTCAGCAGCTGTTCATTTTGAGGGAAATCCAATGGAAATTCTGCAAAAAAGATTGTTGATTAAGGACCTGTCTAAAGTAATTCCTTTTGGAACAGTCCTTACATTGCCAGCAACAGGAAGCGAGATGAATTCTGGTTCAGTTGTTACTATTCAAGCTACCCAAGAGAAATTGGCTTTTGGTGGTTCCGCATTATTCCCAAAATTTTCTATTTGTGATCCAACAGTCATTCAATCGTTACCAAAAAGACAATTGCAAAATGGTGTTGTAGATGCGTACACTCACGTTTTGGAACAATATTTAACTTATCCGCATGAAGGTTTTTTACAAGATCGTATTGCCGAAAGTATATTACAAACCTTAATTCAAGTAGGTCCTGAAGTAGTTGAAAATCCATCAGATTACGCCTTGGCTTCTAACTTTATGTGGAGTTGTACCATGGCATTGAACGGTTTAATTCAAAAAGGAGTTCCATCTGATTGGGCTACGCACATGATTGGTCACGAGCTTACGGCTTTGTACGGAATTGATCATGCCAGAACGTTAGCAGTAGTTGGTCCAAATTTGTACCGCGTCATGTTTGAAACCAAAAAAGGAAAATTAGCACAATACGGAAAACGTATTTTCAATTTAACGGGTTCTGAGGATGAAATTGCAAACGAAGCGATCAAAAAAACAGTAGCCTTTTTTCATACCATGGGAATGGACACTAAATTGTCAGACTACACTAAAGAGTACGATAAAACTGCTGATTTCATAGTAGACCGCTTTAAAGAAAGAGGTTGGTTAGGATTAGGAGAAAAACAAAACATCACTTTAGAAAAAGTAAAAGCCATTGTTGAAATGAGTTATTAAACTTCACTCATACTTTTATAGCATAAAAAAAGGCGTTCTCTAAAATAGGGAACGCCTTTAACATTCTAAAATATAACTAACTCACTCAATTCAAACAACTGTTAAAATACTGCTTACTAATTAACTATAACGTCTTAAAATTAAAAATAGTATACCATAACTAAAAAAAATATAATTATATTTTACTTTTTTAAGATAAATTTTCAAAAAACTTAGTATCCACAATACCTCTGACAATAATTAAATTTGTTTCATTAGACCTTTTTTAAGTACTTTTGATTAAATTCAGTAAACAATGACCGATAATAAAAAATTTGCAGTAATTGGTGGTGGGAGTTGGGCTACAGCAATAGCTAAGATGCTTTGTGTAAATCTTGACGAAATAGCTTGGTACATGCGTAATGAAGCTGCAATTGAACATCTTAAAACCTATAAACACAATCCTAACTATTTGAGTTCGGTTGAGTTTGACGTTAAAAAACTAAAACTTACCAGTGACATCAACGAGGCAATAGCCTATGCTGATTATATCATCTTTGCTATTCCATCTGCCTTTCTTGGTGCAGAATTAGAAAAACTTACCGTTTCATTAGAAGATAAAATTATTTTTTCAGCCATAAAAGGAATTGTTCCAGAAACAAGCCTCATAGTGGGCGAACATTTTCATGTAAAATATGATATTCCGTATTACAATATTGGTGTCATAACAGGCCCTTGCCATGCCGAAGAGGTAGCTATGGAGCGCCTATCTTACCTCACCATTGCTTGCGGCGACCCTGATAAAGCCAAAACGGTGGCTAAAAATTTGTCTGGAAACTACATTAAGACAAAAATTACAGATGATATTATAGGTACTGAGTATGCTGCTATGCTAAAAAACATTTATGCTATAGCTGCAGGA
This portion of the Flavobacterium sp. CECT 9288 genome encodes:
- the nadD gene encoding nicotinate (nicotinamide) nucleotide adenylyltransferase, translated to MKIGLYFGTFNPIHVGHLIIANHMAEHSDLDQVWMVVTPHNPLKKKSTLLDDYHRLQMVFLATEDFPKIKPSDIEFKLPQPNYTVNTLVHLEEKYPNYEFSLIMGEDNLKSLHKWKNYEVILERHDIYVYPRISSEEENLEFKNHPKIHLIDAPVVEISATFIRDNIKKGKNIQPLLPAKVWEYIDHNNFYKK
- a CDS encoding iron-containing alcohol dehydrogenase, producing MLNFELYNPTNLVFGKGQIEKLSTLVPQGAKILLAYGGGSIFKNGIHEQVINNLKGFEIIEFGGIEPNPHFETLMKAVDVIKEQNIDFILAVGGGSVIDGVKFISAAVHFEGNPMEILQKRLLIKDLSKVIPFGTVLTLPATGSEMNSGSVVTIQATQEKLAFGGSALFPKFSICDPTVIQSLPKRQLQNGVVDAYTHVLEQYLTYPHEGFLQDRIAESILQTLIQVGPEVVENPSDYALASNFMWSCTMALNGLIQKGVPSDWATHMIGHELTALYGIDHARTLAVVGPNLYRVMFETKKGKLAQYGKRIFNLTGSEDEIANEAIKKTVAFFHTMGMDTKLSDYTKEYDKTADFIVDRFKERGWLGLGEKQNITLEKVKAIVEMSY
- a CDS encoding type 1 glutamine amidotransferase domain-containing protein; translation: MKKIALFALLVLTMGCLSATAQKTKKTKMKKVLFVLTSHSELGNTGEKTGFWIEEFAAPYYELADKGVIIDIASPLGGQPPIDPKSSDPSSATEDTKRFDKDTELQAKLGKTHKLADVKQADYDAVFYPGGHGPLWDLATDANSSALIESFYTNNKPVAFVCHSPAVLKNVKVNGEFLVKGKNVTGFSNTEEEAVGLTNVVPFLLEDALKANGATYSKIGDWQPYAVEDGLLITGQNPASSKLVAEKLLAQLNSKK
- a CDS encoding NAD(P)H-dependent glycerol-3-phosphate dehydrogenase, producing the protein MTDNKKFAVIGGGSWATAIAKMLCVNLDEIAWYMRNEAAIEHLKTYKHNPNYLSSVEFDVKKLKLTSDINEAIAYADYIIFAIPSAFLGAELEKLTVSLEDKIIFSAIKGIVPETSLIVGEHFHVKYDIPYYNIGVITGPCHAEEVAMERLSYLTIACGDPDKAKTVAKNLSGNYIKTKITDDIIGTEYAAMLKNIYAIAAGIAHGLGYGDNFQSVLMSNGIREMKKFIKKVHRMKRNINDSAYLGDLLVTGYSVFSRNRMFGNMIGKGYTVKSAMMEMSMVSEGYYAAKSAYKLNQAYGAKTPIIDAVHSILYEGQDAKAVFKKLTDKLD
- the gmk gene encoding guanylate kinase, whose translation is MKKGKLIVFSAPSGSGKTTIVRHLLKQEDLNLEFSISAATREARGEEVSGKDYYFMSLKDFKTHIKNEDFVEWEEVYRDNFYGTLKSEVERIWALGKNVIFDIDVAGGLRIKHKFPEETLAVFVKPPSVDELKRRLKERSTESDDKINMRIAKASVELATAPQFDVIIKNYDLPVALEEAYQLVKDFVKD
- a CDS encoding LysR family transcriptional regulator, producing the protein MVNLEWYRTFKSVYKNGNFSAAAKELFISQPAVSQQISMLEAHVGYKLFNRKSKGVEPTEYAKLLNNLIIEALDRLENVENGFRAKAFNANRLISIGISKHLMSSLGSALVSKFEYIDFSFHDNDTLFELVNEKKLDFAVVTQQYDTFDTIQKKVGEIKQVIIGSSEIDVTPLKASIKLKDFAAIEHWLNDQKWYSHNAQIPHIKLFWLHVFNKKRPSMVPNYIIPSEYEMIEIISRNTGIGVVWDINAKKLLAENKIQMLWNSKQMPSTAVYVLSGKNDNLSTIFENIQVELKKVF